A window of Syntrophorhabdaceae bacterium contains these coding sequences:
- a CDS encoding ferredoxin family protein encodes MYNFKINYGPTIDDHFCNGCGKCYKYCPMDIFGWDEEKQRPTVVYPGECWFCCFCEVMCPEVAIDVKFPLHHMIDFGVDPRKVTSLVDEFTEIEQSK; translated from the coding sequence GTGTACAATTTCAAAATAAACTACGGTCCGACAATCGATGATCATTTTTGCAACGGTTGCGGCAAATGCTATAAATATTGCCCCATGGACATTTTTGGCTGGGACGAAGAAAAACAGCGCCCTACGGTTGTCTATCCCGGGGAATGCTGGTTCTGTTGTTTCTGTGAAGTTATGTGTCCTGAAGTCGCAATAGACGTGAAGTTCCCTCTCCATCACATGATAGATTTTGGCGTAGATCCTCGCAAGGTTACGAGCTTGGTGGATGAATTCACGGAAATAGAACAGTCGAAGTAG